One window from the genome of Mauremys mutica isolate MM-2020 ecotype Southern chromosome 4, ASM2049712v1, whole genome shotgun sequence encodes:
- the JDP2 gene encoding jun dimerization protein 2 isoform X2, with amino-acid sequence MMPGQIPDPSLTAGALPGLGPLTGLPGTTLTVEELKYADIRNIGAMISPLHFLEVKLGKRPQPVKSELDEEEERRKRRREKNKVAAARCRNKKKERTEFLQRESERLELMNAELKAQIEELKQERQQLILMLNRHRPTCIVRTDSIKTPESEANPLLEQLEKK; translated from the exons ATGATGCCAGGGCAGATTCCGGATCCATCCCTGACAGCTGGTGCTCTACCTGGGCTTGGCCCCTTGACAGGACTCCCGGGCACCACCCTGACGGTGGAAGAGCTGAAGTACGCTGACATCCGCAACATTGGGGCTATGATCTCGCCACTGCATTTCttggaggtgaaacttgggaaaAGACCCCAGCCTGTGAAAAGTGAG ctggatgaggaagaggagagaaggaaaaggcGCCGTGAGAAAAACAAAGTAGCAGCAGCTCGATGTCGCAACAAGAAGAAGGAGAGGACAGAGTTCCTGCAGCGG GAGTCCGAGCGTCTGGAGCTCATGAATGCCGAGCTGAAAGCCCAGATAGAGGAGCTGAAGCAGGAGAGGCAGCAGCTGATTCTAATGCTGAACAGACACCGTCCCACTTGCATTGTGCGGACAGACAGCATCAAGACACCGGAGAGTGAAGCCAACCCACTGCTTGAACAACTAGAGAAAAAGTGA
- the JDP2 gene encoding jun dimerization protein 2 isoform X1: MIRNQKEKKNEDDEQGAACPAMMPGQIPDPSLTAGALPGLGPLTGLPGTTLTVEELKYADIRNIGAMISPLHFLEVKLGKRPQPVKSELDEEEERRKRRREKNKVAAARCRNKKKERTEFLQRESERLELMNAELKAQIEELKQERQQLILMLNRHRPTCIVRTDSIKTPESEANPLLEQLEKK, encoded by the exons AGCAAGGAGCTGCTTGCCCTGCTATGATGCCAGGGCAGATTCCGGATCCATCCCTGACAGCTGGTGCTCTACCTGGGCTTGGCCCCTTGACAGGACTCCCGGGCACCACCCTGACGGTGGAAGAGCTGAAGTACGCTGACATCCGCAACATTGGGGCTATGATCTCGCCACTGCATTTCttggaggtgaaacttgggaaaAGACCCCAGCCTGTGAAAAGTGAG ctggatgaggaagaggagagaaggaaaaggcGCCGTGAGAAAAACAAAGTAGCAGCAGCTCGATGTCGCAACAAGAAGAAGGAGAGGACAGAGTTCCTGCAGCGG GAGTCCGAGCGTCTGGAGCTCATGAATGCCGAGCTGAAAGCCCAGATAGAGGAGCTGAAGCAGGAGAGGCAGCAGCTGATTCTAATGCTGAACAGACACCGTCCCACTTGCATTGTGCGGACAGACAGCATCAAGACACCGGAGAGTGAAGCCAACCCACTGCTTGAACAACTAGAGAAAAAGTGA